A segment of the Symmachiella macrocystis genome:
GCCTACGGGCGATACGTGCGTCCCCGCGCCTATCCCTATGCTGCAGTGGTTGTCTCGGCTCCCAGTTCGAAGACGGCTGCTATGAGTGGAATCGTGCCTATTAAGGAACCGATCGGTCTGGGCTTAAACATCACGATCAATCTGGATAACTTTACTTTTCGTGAACCTGGGCATGAACTCGCCGTCAAATGGGTTTACCTGGGCGGTATTTTCCAGCGAGACTTCTACAAATTCACGATGACGTTCGATGGCGTTACCCACACCAAGATTGCGTCGACGTCCGAAGAACCTGTGGAACTGTTGTCGCAAAAGGGCTACGGGCTGAGACTCATTCCCCGTGATCTGGAACTTTACGGTGTGGCCGAATAAACGGGAGAACACGGTCCGAATGAAGTGCTGCCTCAATCGCCGCGTGAAGGATCGTACGGGTCCTCAACGGTTGGAATCGCAGGCGACAAGAATGGATCGTCATGTTCGGAGAGCGTTCCTCGGCAGAGGCGCCACACGCGAAAACAGTTTTCGAAATCAGACAATCGGGAATGGTCCTCATCATCGCGAATATAGAGGATTCCATAAGAGCCAAGCGAATTATCGGCAATCCATTGGAATAGCTCAATCACGTATTCAGAGCGATGATTGTGTTGTCCGTTGACGAATACCGAATCACACATGTTATAGCGATTCAAACTCACGAGTTCATTGGGGATTGTTTTGACATATTCAACGAGATTGTCCCAACAGCGATCCTGAAGAATCGAATCGGTATTGTGGGTGTGATACTGAACCCTAGCCCAACCGTGGAACTCAAACATTCCGATTCACCCTCGTTGAAAAACTGGACAATATGTCTCCTCACTCCGCCGAAGCAAACAACCCCGTCGCATACCACTTCCCACTCGCACCCAACACCAAATCGTAACCGTAGAACACATGTTTGCCTGACACGCCGGCCCAGTGGCCGGGGGATTGGCGCCAGGCGTGGACGCAGTCTTTGGCGCCTTCGATCAATGTTTCGCCGCCCCAACTGACGGCGGCGACTTCGCCGACGATGAGGTTGTCGAAGTGGGCGTTCAGTTCGTGAAACCGGCGGTCCCAATTGTGGTGGCCGACCTGTTCGATGCGTGCCATCAATTTCGAATGCTTGTGTGTTTCGGAGAGCAGGTGCGCATCGACGTCGCTCTCGGTGCTCTTTGGGGATTCGGGGTGAATGCGAATGGCATAAATCAGTGCGCGTTGCGTGATACTTGCACGCGGCAAACCGAGCACGGTCTGTGTCGCCCGCAGCGAATAAAATCGGCCGGGCGAAAAGGGATGTGCGGAGATCAGTTTGCCGTATTGCCCCGTTTCGTCATCGATCAGGTCCATCACAGCGATCCCCTGTTGCTGCTCCATGTGCTTAAACGCTTCGTGATCAAGAAGCCTGGTCGCCGGCTGATCGTCATCGCCTGGGACCTCAACGTCCGTCGGCAGCACGACCCGCACGTATTCGTCCAGCGTCTCGTGTAACTCCGCTTGCGGAAGGACGGTCTCTGTATATGCTGTCGCGGCGGGAGTTTCTTGGGCAGCTCGGAAAAAGATCAACAACAGTTTCTGTTCCTGTTGCGCTTGGCGATATGCGTCGTAATAGTCGGTCTGCCACGCATGACGGCCGATTTGTTCCGCCGCGCAGACTTGTTGTCCGCCGATCAAAAACAGCAATGTTGCCAGGGTATACCATTGGTGGTTATTGAGTATCCAGCGTAGCGGGAGCATGCGAAATTCTCTCAAATTTGAAGGCAATTGTCCGAGCGATTAGAAACGTCAGGGCCATAAATAACAGGCGATTTTACGGCGACAAGTGAACAGAAGTTACCCCGGTGGCCTTTGAAAAGTGGTTTGCGGATGGGGAGCTCCTCTCGTTGGTTCACTGCAGTGTGGGCCGTTCTGGCTCTTTTTGAAAAATTTCGCAATCGGCCACATTATTCTTGCCGTGTCTGCTGCCGGATGTCGCGTTGATGTGTGACACACAGAAATAAAATGTTCGGCTGGGCCAAGCCTTGCGACCCTTATCTCGCAGGTTCAGCGGTTCAATTCCGTAGGAACATTTTTCTCTGTGAGCCCCCTCTGTGGCTCGTCAGTTGTCCCCATTTTCTCTCAAGGGATGTCTCCCATTCGGCCATTGTTTCCACTTCGCTGAGTTGCTCGCGATTGGTATTGGCCCGGCTCTCTCAAAGTCAATTCAAACCCCTCTGTCGTCTCCCACTGACACTGAGCCGCCAGTTTCGAGAACAAACGCAACCGGGTTTTGAAACGAGTTCATTGTGATGACAGTCCTCTTGCTCCCAACGCTCGCCCAAGCCTCGTTGAAATCGCTTCAAGTTGCGCAAGCCGACCAGTCGATACAATCGATGGTGCGGTCCTCCGATTGCGGTGGATGACTACGCGCCTGTTTCGAGATATACACGTCTTGGCACTGTCCTGACCATTCCGGCGGAATCCCATGACATCGCCCATATTCTTTGCCAGCAAAATTGCATTCCTTCACGCTCCGCGCCTGCACCGGTGGGCCGCTGTCGTCTTGGCACTATTGTGCCTGGGCTGGGAGGCGCGATTAGCTCCGGCCGCTGTGCCGATTCCTACGCGACCGATCTATACCAACCAACCGCGGTTTCGCATTCCGTTTCGTTACGATCCGGCGGAACTAGAGCGGATGTCGGCGACGCAGATTTTGTTGTATGTTTCGGACGACGAAGGAATCAAGTGGCGCAAAAGCCAGGCAGTGGCGCCGACCGATGGACGATTCACGTTCAACGCACCGGGCGACGGCGAGTACTGGTTTGTCGTACGCACTCAGAGTGCCGACGGCAGTTTGACGCCTGCACAAGAATCGATTGAACCGGGCCTGAAGGTCATCGTGGATACCTCAGCACCGCAACTGTACTTGACGGTGCGGCAAGCGCAGCCGGGCTGGGCGCAACTGACTTGGAAAGCAGTGGACGCTCATCTCAAGCCGTCGACGCTGACCCTACATTACAAACAAGGCAGCAGCACCAAGTGGAAACCGTTGTCAATCGTCCCGAACACAGAGGGGCAGAAGCAATGGCAGATTCCCTCAGGCGGCAATATCGTCGTTAAAGGGACGGTTCAAGATCTAGCGGCCAATACCGGCAAGGCCGATATGCAAACATCAATCGCTCCGGCAACGGACATTGTTCCCCGGACCAACGTCCCCGGATTGCCCAAGCCAGTAGCGAACAAATCGCGTGGTCCGCAGAGCAACACCGGATTGTACATTCCCAAACGCTTCTCCGAGACCGAAGAGGAGAGCGCACAATTCAAACCGGTGCGACAGGGATCAACTCCCGATCCGTTCGAGCAGTCGCCCTCCCAACAGGAAGGGTTTGTCGCCAACACTAAGCCGATTGGCTCGCGATGGAACGACGATGAGACAACGCCGCCCAATAACACGCAACGCGATTTGCCGGCTGTGCCGTTTCGGTTCGTCAATTCTCGTGAATTTAATATCGGTTACAAAATCGATGACGTCGGGCCGTCAGGTGTGAGTGCTGTTGAGGTCTTCGTTTCGCAAGACAATGGCGACTCGTGGTGGAAGTTTGGTGTGGATGACGACCGCAAAAGTCCGGCACGTGTGAAAGTGCCCAAGGAAGGTCGTTACGGATTAGCGATGCGTGTCCGCAGTGGCGTGGGATTGACGTCCGATCCTCCGCAAGCGGGCGATCGTCCCGACATGGTGATTGTTGTCGATGTCACTCCGCCGGAATTGCGATTGCTGCCGTTGGAGCAAGGACAAGGAGTCGCCAACAACCAAATTCTCATTCAGTGGGATATGGAAGATCAGAACCTAGCTGAGGAACCGATCACGTTGTTTTACGGCGGATCGGCCGCTGGACCGTGGCATCCAATTGCCGGCGCCCATCGCAATACGGGCCGTTATTTGTGGAAGGTCGGACAAGGAGTGCCATCGAAACTCTACATCCGCATCCAAGCTCAGGACGCCGCCGGCAACACGCAAACGGCCGCCACCGATTATCCCGTCCTCGTCGACCTATCCCGGCCGCGTGCCAGGATTGTTGACATCGAACCGGATAGCAGTGGGCAACGTCAGTAAGCGTCGTCTGAGTGACTATTGGGCTGCCTACCCCGGCACCTACTCCGGGGTATGTTCCAGTAGCCAGTCTTCCAGAATCACATGCCGGATGTGTGGTGCGCGCAAGAGGGCCGACTTCGCGGGGAGAATGTTTCTCAACCAAGCGAAGCGATTCAGGCCCGACACGACTCCACTGCTGATCGCTTTGATGTAATTACTTCCCATTTGCTGCGTGACGTTGGTGCTTAAACGTTCAAATGTATTGGGAATGATATTCGGTTCGGGTCCGACATGGAGGATGGTTTTCACGCCCGAGGCCAAAGTGGTGTAGATCACGTCCCACAACATCTGCGGGTGATCGGTCCAGCGGACGAGGATGTCGCGGCTGTTGGACTCCGTATAGTCCGCGCCGCCGGTGACGCAGGAAAGGATTTTGGGGTGGGGAGCGACATGGCCCCCTTGAATGTGATAGACCTTCATGCCGGCGCGATTTGCGACACTTTTTTCCCAAACCAAGGGGGTGTGCAGCGGCGGCCATTGATGTGGGTTCTTGTGAACGACAACCCGTCCCTCAAAGAATTCTTTCTTGAGTTGATTGAACCTGGAGATGGTCTTGGCTTGCCCAAGCACTAAGGCGGCATTGGGAGCCAATTGTGCGGAGGGGCCGATTAGTCCTTTCCCTTCGCAGCTGATGACCATGCACAGATGTTTGAGTTTTGCAAAATCCAGGGCGATGCCGCGCGTGAAGACAACACCCATGGTTACGTCGTGTGCCAACAGTGCGCAGTCGTCGCACAGGCTGAGTGGCACAGACAATAGTTGATCGAGCTCATAGACGCCCCCGACGACCAGCGAGGCCAATTCGCCGACGCTATAGCCCATCGTGAGTTGGACGTTCTGAATATCGGTGCCGTAGAATTCCTTGAGCAAACGCAATTGGGCCAATTCCATGCCCACGATCAACGCGGTGTCATCGGGAAACGTGGTGAGGGAGGTTTCCCGATTGGTCTCGACGTCACTGACAAGGTCGACCGGTCGGCCAATCGCAGCGGCGCAGATTTCTGAAGACCGTTTCAGTTCCTCTCGAACGATCTCTCCATAGGCGGGGTGCATCAGCAGTTCGCGACTGCGGCCCATGTTGGTGACGTTGTATCCCCGGAACGCAAGTGCAGCGGATTGAATTCCGCCTTCAAAGGGGTCGTCCATCGAAAATCTCGCGATTCAAGTGAGTTCTGGGATGAAAACCGTCTCAAGGTGGGCTACTGTATTGCCTGTGTTCTAAAACCGAGACGTGGCTGGCCCATTGTACATCTGACCACTGATTCAACTGTGCAAGTGGTCACAAACCGACGGTGCCGGTTCATTTCTTCGGCGATGTTGCTTGTTTTGATGAAACGCAGTTTTATATCGCTTTGGGGCAGCTTGGCATAGGTGTCTCCAGGGATTCAGTCAACGAGGTCCGCCCCGGCCACAGGTCGGCGTACTGTGAAAGACGTCAAAACGTCGTGAATATCCCCACTGATCCGTCGCAAACTGTTTCCGTTCATAGGATTCAGATCCCGAATCCTTTTTTTGAAGGCGACACCAACGTCTACTTGTTGGACACCGAGCCGCTGACATTGATAGATACGGGGATTGGGACCGAAGCGGCATTCAAGTCGCTTTCCGCAGGTTTTCAAGCCGCCGGCCACCGCATCGAGTCGTTAGAGCGGCTCATATTGACGCACAAACACCAAGATCATTTTGGCTTGTCGCGGCGACTGCAAGATTTGACCGGCTGCGAAGTCTTTATCCACGAGGACGATCTGCGCGACGTCACGCATGTGAGCGAGCGGCTAGACGAGTATGTTGGCATCATCCAGGAGCGGCTGACCGGTTGGGGCGTGCCGACTGCGGATATCGAACACGTCTCCAGTATGCCGTATCGACTCGACAAATTGTGCGGTTCCACCGCAGCACAGTCGTTGAGCGACGGACAGCGTCTCAAATGTGGCGAAACAGAGATGGAGGTCATCCATACTCCGGGGCATACCGTGGGCAGCATCTGTTTGCAGCTGGAGAACTATCTGTTCACCGGCGACCACGTGCTGCCGGGATACACGCCCAATATCGGCGGCGCTGATATTGAGTACAACGGGCTGTTGGGGATGTATCTGAAGTCTTTGGAGCGAATTGCCGGATTCGATCGTCCGGGGTTGACGGTCTTACCCGGCCACCACGATCCGGTCACGGATTTGACAGCGCATGTGCAAAAAACGGTTGCGCATCATGCACAGCGCGAGTCGCAGATCGTAGATTTACTCACCGGCGGAGTAGGGCTCAGCGTGTACGAAATCGCCATCAAAATGTTCGGCACGATGCACGACTTTCATTTGGTGCTGGGAACCGGCGAGGTGCACACACACCTGGAATTGCTGCTCGATAAGAACCAGGTGGTGCACGAAGCGGGGCGCTATTATTCGGCCTAGTTGCCAGTGTTGCAACCTGTTTGCTGGAAAAGGCTTGCGTTGTAAATCACGTGACCTGTCTTGAAAGGCGGTCGTTACCCTGCTAACATATCTACTAACCCTCCTAGAACGTCCCTCCTTAACTTTGTGAAGTCCCACCTAAGTTGTGCCGGTGCAAATAAGTTGCGTTGGACCAAACGTTAGCCGACGTTTCTACCTCGCCATTGAGCACCGCGTTCCAGCCGGAGCATCCATGAGCTTGCGTCCTGTTTTCCAGTTCGGAATCGTGATCGTTTGCGTCATATTTTGTGTCGCCAACTGCGAAGGCACTCTCCACGCCGAGGATGCCTCGGAGGCGCAGATCGATTTCCCAAAAGACGTTCAGCCCTTTTTCAATGACTACTGCGGCGCTTGTCACAATCCCGACGACCAAATCGGCGGATTGGATCTCGAGCAGTATCAATCGATCGAATCGGTCACGACCGAGCGCGCGACTTGGCAGAAGATTCTTCACGCCTTAAACACCAAGGAAATGCCTCCTGAGGACGAAGCGCAGCCCAGTGAGGAACAACGAAAGGCGATCACGAAATGGATCGACCTGGAGTTGAAAAGTTTTGATTGCACAAAAGTTGGCAACCCTGGCCGCGTGACTATCCGCCGGCTCAATCGCGTGGAGTACAACAACACGATCCGCGATTTGATGGGTGGCGATTTTCAACCCGCGGACGATTTTCCCTCGGACGACGTCGGTTATGGATTCGACAACATCGGTGACGTGCTATCGATGTCGCCGCTGCTGATGGAGAAATATCTCTCCGCTGCGGAAAAAATTGTGGAAACCGCTCTTTGGGCCGAAGATCCCTACAAGGCTCCGCGTAAGAGCTTTGAGGGCGCAGAGATGCAGCAAGATCGTGGCGGCAACGTTTTTGGCAAATTCCGCTCATTGGCGTCGATGGGTGAAGTTTTTACGGAGCATGAATTTTCAGCCGACGGCGACTACTTGGTGATTTGTGAGGCGTACGGCAAGCAGGCGGGACCGGATCCGGCGAAAATGGAATTCCGGATCGACGGCAAAGCGGTCGAGACGGTGAATGTGACTGCTGTCTCGGAGTCGCCGGGTTACTACGAAATCCGCATACCGATCACCGCCGGCAAACATCGCGTGGGAGTCGCCTTCATAAACGACTACTACCAACCAAAACATGAAGACCCCAAACTGCGCGGCGATCGCAACCTGTATATTTGCAACGTGGCCATCCAAGGACCGATTGAAATAACACCCCAGGAATTACCGGAGACACACAAGCGGCTCGTGTTTTGCGACCTCTCGGAAGGGGAAGACCCACTTAAGTGCGCACATGCGATTCTTGAAAAATTCATCACCCGCGCGTTTCGCCGCCCGGCCACTGAAGATGAGATCCAAAATTTCATGCGGCTGGGATACAAGATTATCGAGGACGGCGGCACCTCCGAACAGGCATTGCAGGTGGTCTTCA
Coding sequences within it:
- a CDS encoding Imm7 family immunity protein, which gives rise to MFEFHGWARVQYHTHNTDSILQDRCWDNLVEYVKTIPNELVSLNRYNMCDSVFVNGQHNHRSEYVIELFQWIADNSLGSYGILYIRDDEDHSRLSDFENCFRVWRLCRGTLSEHDDPFLSPAIPTVEDPYDPSRGD
- a CDS encoding CAP domain-containing protein, producing MLPLRWILNNHQWYTLATLLFLIGGQQVCAAEQIGRHAWQTDYYDAYRQAQQEQKLLLIFFRAAQETPAATAYTETVLPQAELHETLDEYVRVVLPTDVEVPGDDDQPATRLLDHEAFKHMEQQQGIAVMDLIDDETGQYGKLISAHPFSPGRFYSLRATQTVLGLPRASITQRALIYAIRIHPESPKSTESDVDAHLLSETHKHSKLMARIEQVGHHNWDRRFHELNAHFDNLIVGEVAAVSWGGETLIEGAKDCVHAWRQSPGHWAGVSGKHVFYGYDLVLGASGKWYATGLFASAE
- a CDS encoding MBL fold metallo-hydrolase, whose protein sequence is MNIPTDPSQTVSVHRIQIPNPFFEGDTNVYLLDTEPLTLIDTGIGTEAAFKSLSAGFQAAGHRIESLERLILTHKHQDHFGLSRRLQDLTGCEVFIHEDDLRDVTHVSERLDEYVGIIQERLTGWGVPTADIEHVSSMPYRLDKLCGSTAAQSLSDGQRLKCGETEMEVIHTPGHTVGSICLQLENYLFTGDHVLPGYTPNIGGADIEYNGLLGMYLKSLERIAGFDRPGLTVLPGHHDPVTDLTAHVQKTVAHHAQRESQIVDLLTGGVGLSVYEIAIKMFGTMHDFHLVLGTGEVHTHLELLLDKNQVVHEAGRYYSA
- a CDS encoding ACP S-malonyltransferase; translated protein: MDDPFEGGIQSAALAFRGYNVTNMGRSRELLMHPAYGEIVREELKRSSEICAAAIGRPVDLVSDVETNRETSLTTFPDDTALIVGMELAQLRLLKEFYGTDIQNVQLTMGYSVGELASLVVGGVYELDQLLSVPLSLCDDCALLAHDVTMGVVFTRGIALDFAKLKHLCMVISCEGKGLIGPSAQLAPNAALVLGQAKTISRFNQLKKEFFEGRVVVHKNPHQWPPLHTPLVWEKSVANRAGMKVYHIQGGHVAPHPKILSCVTGGADYTESNSRDILVRWTDHPQMLWDVIYTTLASGVKTILHVGPEPNIIPNTFERLSTNVTQQMGSNYIKAISSGVVSGLNRFAWLRNILPAKSALLRAPHIRHVILEDWLLEHTPE
- a CDS encoding DUF1592 domain-containing protein, with the translated sequence MSLRPVFQFGIVIVCVIFCVANCEGTLHAEDASEAQIDFPKDVQPFFNDYCGACHNPDDQIGGLDLEQYQSIESVTTERATWQKILHALNTKEMPPEDEAQPSEEQRKAITKWIDLELKSFDCTKVGNPGRVTIRRLNRVEYNNTIRDLMGGDFQPADDFPSDDVGYGFDNIGDVLSMSPLLMEKYLSAAEKIVETALWAEDPYKAPRKSFEGAEMQQDRGGNVFGKFRSLASMGEVFTEHEFSADGDYLVICEAYGKQAGPDPAKMEFRIDGKAVETVNVTAVSESPGYYEIRIPITAGKHRVGVAFINDYYQPKHEDPKLRGDRNLYICNVAIQGPIEITPQELPETHKRLVFCDLSEGEDPLKCAHAILEKFITRAFRRPATEDEIQNFMRLGYKIIEDGGTSEQALQVVFKAILISPQFLFRIELNEASEKGEQDRALNDYELASRLSYWLWSSMPDDELFELAGKGELSKPLVLEAQIRRMLADPKSSALVENFAGQWLQLRSLTEAAPNKDVFSEFDDELRMAMRRETEMFFAAAIRENLSILDFLDGKFTYVNERLAKHYGLEGVSGPEFRRVSLEGTQRAGVLTQASILTITSDPTRTSPVKRGKWILDNILASPPLPPPPDVPLLSEDADAVASGTLRQRFEIHRSNPACISCHEKMDPLGFGFENFDAIGRWRTKDSGFDVDASGTLPDGQTFNGPTELLTILKASRGEFSRCLTEKMLTYALGRGLEYYDKCAVDSICDALDKDDYKFTTMFFEIAKSDPFRNRRNSPGDKK